GTCGACCTGGTTCGGCGGATGCTCCACGAGTTGATACACCACGGTGGCGACTTGGCACCTGAACCGTGAGCGCTGTGAAGATTCGTGATGCGCAGCCGGCGGATGCCCCCGACATCGCTGCCTATCACCGCCGCTGCTTTGAGTCGACGTATGCGGGTCACATCGCCCGAGGTGAGCTGCAGATCCCCGACATCGACCTGGTCCGAGCCCAGTTCGAACGCTGGTTTGTGCCTGGATCGGAGTTCGTGACACGGGTGGCCGACGTCGACGGACGTCCCGTCGCCCACGTAACCGTGAGCGCCAACCTTCTGGTCCACTTGTTCGTCGATCCATCGCGACAGGGGACCGGGTTGGGGCGCAGGCTCCTGGCGTTGGGTGAGTCGATACTCGCCGAGGCGGGCCATTCGGCCTTCGAGCTCCATGCGAGGGTCGAGAACGTCGCCGCCATCGGGTTCTACCAAAGCGCCGGATGGGCCATGACGGGGCACCGACTCCAGACCGAAGAGCACGGCATCACCTATGAGGAACACGTCCTGGTCAAGGGGGCGTGACTGCGGTCGGGTGGATGTCGCCGCGGACGCGTGGTGGCTACTGGTCGTGTCAGCGCCGACACACGCTGTGGTGTT
This genomic stretch from Acidimicrobiales bacterium harbors:
- a CDS encoding GNAT family N-acetyltransferase, whose amino-acid sequence is MKIRDAQPADAPDIAAYHRRCFESTYAGHIARGELQIPDIDLVRAQFERWFVPGSEFVTRVADVDGRPVAHVTVSANLLVHLFVDPSRQGTGLGRRLLALGESILAEAGHSAFELHARVENVAAIGFYQSAGWAMTGHRLQTEEHGITYEEHVLVKGA